A segment of the Streptomyces sp. Tu 2975 genome:
CGGCAACCTCGTTGTGTCGGAGCGGCGCGCAGCCGCGAGTCGGCACCGGACTGGTGTTTCGGATGTGGGGGCGGCAATCAGGCATCGAAGCCTCGCGTCGAGCAGGCGTCAGCTCGGATGCCCGCGCCCGCAGTGCCGCAGTTGGCACCGGACGATAGCAGGGTCTCGAACGGGCATTTATACCGGCCCTACCCCTCACGTCGCCGACCCCGTCTTTTCGCCCTGACGGGGAGCAGACGGTTCGGGTTCGACGTAAAGGACCTTCGCCTTCATGTGGGCACGGGCCTGCGCGGCCACCCAGACGACGGTGGCGGCGACGAGCGTCGCGGCGAACGCCTTGGGGTTGAACAGCGTCGTGTTCTTGAACATCGCGACGAAGACGAAGAGCACCAGCAACTGCGTCGTGTACAGCATCAGACCCATGGCCTGGAAGAGCTGCGGGAACTGCTTGGCCGTCCGCTGCAGGACCACGATGCCGATACCCATGAAGACGATGACCACCAGTGCACCGACGGCCGCGCCGAGTGCCCCCTTGCCACCGGCGACCACACCGCTGATCACAGCGGCGATCGCGCCGGCGGCAGCGGTGGGTACGGCGGTGAGAAGAAGTGAGCGTGCGTCGTTGGACGGCATGGCGGCAGCTCCGCTTGCTGGTGGGGGCAAAGTGGTGTCGTCATGGACGAGCGTAGGCCCGGTCCCGAGATGGGCCTCGGGGGCCAACGAACCGTCGCACTACGGTCCTTCGGCTCTGTCTCCGGGTCTCGTGAACGGTATCACAAACTATTTGATGAGGTCTTTACCCAGTGGTGTGCCAACTCTCACACATGAGAGTGAACGCGCCCGTGTGTGCACGACAACCGAGCGGTATGTCTGGTAATGCAACGGTCTGGCCGTCAGGAGTCATCCTACGACCGCGGAGATGCCTCCATAGGAGTACAAGGATCCGGGCGTCCCCGGACGCGCCGGGGCCAAGGAGCGGAGCGTCACGCGGCGGGACACAAGTCCATGGACGATTGGCGTCGCGTAAACCTCGGGGCCGGACGGCCTACACCGGCCGGGACCCGGTCAGCGGGTGGAGTCCGCCCTGTCCGCCCTGCCCCGCTCCGGGAAGCGGGCCCGTGGTCCCACGGCCGTCGCGCCGTTGACGCCGCTGACGCCCACCCCGACCGGGACGCGCTGCTCCTCCTCCTGCTCCGGAGCCGCCTTGCCGTGGTGGTCGGGAGCGCCGGCCGTGGCCGCCGCGGACCTCGAACGGCGGCGGTAGCGCGGCGGGACGACGCCCTCCGCCCAGCGCGGTGCCCGCGGTGTGAAGCGCGGCAGCAGCAACAGCACCAGGCCGATGGCGCTCAGGACCACCACGGCCAGCACGATCCACATGGACTTCGAGTGGATGGAGTACGCGACGACGCCGAAGGCGATCAGCGCCGACCAGAAGTACATGATCAGCACGGCCCGGCTGTGGGAGTGGCCGACCTCGAGGAGGCGGTGGTGGAGGTGGCCGCGGTCCGCCGCGAACGGGGACTGGCCCTTCCAGGTACGGCGGACGATCGCCAGCAGCAGGTCGGCGATCGGGATCGCGATGATCGTCAGCGGCAGCAGCAGCGGGATGAAGACCGGCAGCGCCGCGTGCGTGGCCTGGCGGGTACCGCCCTCGAAGATCCGCAGGGCGTCCATGTCCACCTGACCGGTCACGGAGATCGCGGCCGCCGCGAGGACGAGTCCGATCAGCATCGAGCCGGAGTCGCCCATGAAGATCCTGGCGGGGTGCATGTTGTGCGGCAGGAAGCCCAGGCACATGCCCATCAGGATCGCGGTGAACAGGGTGGCGGGGGACGCCGCCTCGATGCCGTAGCTGAACCAGATCCGGTACGCGTAGAGGAAGAATGCCGCGGCGGCGATGCACACCATGCCGGCCGCGAGACCGTCGAGGCCGTCGACGAAGTTCACCGCGTTGATGGTGATGACGACGAGGGCGACGGTGAGCAGCGTCCCCTGCCAGCTCGTCAGCGAGACGGTTCCCACGCCCGGGACCGGGATCCACAGGATCGTCAGGCCCTGTACGACCATCACGCCCGCGGCGATCATCTGGCCGCCCAGTTTGATCAGGGCGTCGATCTCGAACTTGTCGTCCAGGACGCCGATGATCCAGATCAGGGCGGCGCCGGAGAGCAGCGCGCGTGGTTCGTTCGACAGCTCGAAGACGCTGTTCAGGTTCTCCAGATGGTCGGCGACCAGCAGACCGGCACACAGGCCGAAGAACATGGCGATGCCGCCGAGCCGGGGTGTCGGCTCACGGTGGACGTCGCGTGCGCGGATCTCCGGCATCGCGCCGGTGGCGATGGCGAACTTCCTCACCGGCCCGGTGAGCAGATACGTCACCGCGGCCGTGACACATAGCGTCAGCAGGTAATCACGCACGGGCTGCCCCACAGGAATCGCTGGCCATCTCAGCCCCACACCTTAGCTGTGGTAGCCACATGCTTGAGGACACGCGGGGCTCTGTGATGGTTGCACGACGACGGCACAGCGATGCTGCTACCCCGCGAACGGCGGGAATCCCGCGACGAGACCCTGTACCTTTCCGCGGATGTCGTGCGGGTCGGACTGCTCCCGCAGCGCCGCCGTGAACAAGGTCGCGATCCGGTCCATCTCCCTGCGGCCCATCCCCTGCGTGGTGACGGCGGCAGTGCCGAGCCGGATGCCCCGGCCGTCCCCGTACGGCAGCGCGCAGGTGTCCAGGACGATGCCCGCGGCGGCGAGCCGGCCGCGGGCCACCCTGCCGTCGATACCGAGAGGTGCCGGGTCCGCGCCGACGATGTGGGTGTCCGTGCCGTCCGTCAGCACGGCGAAGCCCTCCGCGGCGAGCGCCCCGGCCAGCTCCCGCGCGTTGGCGACGACCTGATGCGCGTACGCGGTGAAGGCGGGCGTCGCCGCCTCCCCGAAGGCGACGGCCTTGGCGGCGATCGTGTGCATCTGGGCTCCGCCCTGCGTGAACGGGAACACCGCCCGGTCGATGCGCTCCGCCAGCTCCGAGCCGCACAGGATCATCCCTCCCCGCGGACCGCGCAGGACCTTGTGGGTGGTGGCGCACACCACGTCCGCGTACGGCACCGGGTTCGGCGCCGCGCCGCCGGCGACCAGACCGATGGGGTGCGCGGCGTCCGCGATCAGATAGGCCCCGACCTCGTCCGCGATGTCGCGGAACGCCTCGTAGTCCGGATGACGGGATAGGAGATCGACCCGCAGACGATCGCCTTCGGCCGGTGCTGCCGGGCCAGATGACGCACCTGGTGGTAGTCGATGAGCCCGGTCTCCGCATCCACTCCGTAGGCGACGAAGTCGAACCAGCGGCCGGAGAAGTTCGCCGGCGAACCGTGTGTGAGGTGGCCGCCGTACGGGAGCCCCATGGCGAGCACCGTGTCACCGGGCCGCAGCAGGGCCGCGTACGCCGCGAGGACCGCGGACGAGCCGGAGTGCGGCTGCACATTGGCGTGCTCGGCGCCGAACAGGGCCGTCGCCCGTTCGATCGCGATGCGCTCGGCGGCGTCGACGAGCTCGCAGCCGCCGTGATGGCGGGCGCCCGGATAGCCCTCCGCGTACTTGTTGGCGAGCGGCGAACCGAGCGCGGCGAGCACCGCGGGAGAAGTGAAGTTCTCCGCGGCGATGAGCTGGAGGGTGGTCGCCTGCCGCTGCGACTCCCCGAAGAGGATGTCCGCGATCTGGGGATCCTGGCGGCGCAGTGCCTCGAAGGACGTCGACGGCACGGAAGGCACTGCGCGGGCTGCATCGGTGACGGACATGACGGCTCCGGGGCCTCGGGGGAGCTGCGGCACATCCAATGTAGAACCGGCGGGGCGCGGCCGCGCGGCGCGCGCGACATGGTTACGGGCGGGACGTTCCGCTGCGCGGGGCTGTTCCCCTGCCCGCCCCCTTCCCGAACCGGGGCAGGCCCCGGACCCCGTACGGCCTTCGGCCGTGCCCTCAATCGCCGGGCGGGATGGACTTCGCTGCGCGAAATCAGCCCCGCTGGGGCACCTCCCACGGCCGACAGGCCGTAGGGGGAGATTGAGGCGCGGGGGTGGAGCCCCCGAACACCGCGCAGCGCGGTACCGGGTCCGGGCGGAGCCCGGTTTCATGAAGGGGCGGGTAGGGGAACAAGCCCGCCGCAGGCGCCACGCACCGCACCCGCACCCGCACGCACCCGTCAAGCCCGCGTCCCCGTCAGGACCGCGCCCGGACCCCCGTCAGCGCCGTGACGACCGGGTCCAGCGCCTGATGGATCTCGTCGCCGATCGAGCGGAAGAACGTGATCGGCGCCCCGTACGGATCGAACACCTCGTCCGCGTCGGGGCTCGGCGCCAGCAGCCACCCCCGCAGGGCCGCCGCCGCCCGCACCAGCGCGCGCGCACGCTCGACGACGCCGTCCTCGCGCGGATCGGGGAGGGTCGCCGGGTCTATGGCGCGTACGAGGCGGGTGAACTCCTTGAGCGTGAAGGTCCGCAGACCCGCCGAGTGGCCCATCGAGATGACCTGCGCGCGGTGGTCGCGCGTGGCCGTCAGGACGAGGTCCGCGCGGATGACGTGCTCGTCGAGCAGTTCACGCCCGACGAACCCGCTCGCGTCCGCTCCGAAGTCCGCGAGGACGATCTCGGCGTTGGCCTCCATCGGGGCGCCCTCATGGCCCCATGTGCCCGCGCTCTCCACGATCAGGCCGCCCGTGAGGGGATCGCCGAGGCGGTCGCTCAGGGCATGGCGGGTCAGCCGCTCGGTGATGGGCGAGCGGCAGACGTTGCCGGTGCTGACGTGGAGGATGCGGAAGGCCTGGCCCGTGCTGCTGGTTTCCGCTATGCCACGCCCCTCAGGGGCGGTCAATTGGCCACCTCGAGGTCTGGTACGACCTTGCGCAGCTCGTCCGCGGACAGGGCGCCCTCACGCAGCAGGACCGGCACCTTGCCGGTGACGTCGACGATCGACGACGGCACGATGCCGGGCGTCGGGCCGCCGTCGAGGTAGACGGAGACGGAGTCGCCGAGCATCCCCTGGGCGGCGTCGCAGTCCTCGGGCGAGGGGTGTCCCGTGAGGTTGGCGCTGGAGACGGCCATCGGGCCGACCTCGGTGAGCAGTTCGATGGCGACCGGGTGCAGCGGCATCCGGATCGCGACGGTGCCACGGGTGTCCCCGAGGTTCCACTGCAGGGACGGCTGGTGCTTGGTGACCAGGGTCAGCGCGCCGGGCCAGTAGGCGTCGACGAGCTCCCAGGCCTGCTCGGAGAAGTCGGTGACGAGCCCGTGCAGGGTGTTGGGCGAGCCGATGAGGACAGGGGTGGGCATGTTCCGGCCACGCCCCTTGGCCTCGAGCAGGTCGGCGACGGCCTCGGGACTGAAGGCGTCCGCACCGATGCCGTACACGGTGTCGGTGGGCAGCACGACGAGCTCTCCGCGGCGGACGGCCGATGCGGCCTCGCGCAGGCCGGTGGTGCGATCCGTCGCGTCGTTGCAGTCGTATCGCCGAGCCATCAGCGGGCCTCCTGGTACACGTGCTTGGTCATGTGCTTGGTCATGGCATGGCCTTGCGGGCGGTGGCGAACCGCGGCCGCTTGTTCAGGTCGGGGTGGTCGGCTGCGTCGGCCCAGCCGGATTCCTCGTTGAAGATCCACGGCACCTGCCCGCCCTGGGTGTCGGCGTGCTCGATGACGACGAGGCCGCCGGGCCGCAGCAGCCGGTGCGCGGTGCGTTCGATGCCGCGGATGGTGTCCAGGCCGTCCTCGCCGGAGAACAGGGCCATCTGCGGGTCGTGGTCGCGCGCCTCGGGTGCGACGTACTCCCACTCGGTGAGCGGGATGTACGGCGGGTTGGAGATGACGAGATCGACCTGGCCGTCGAGCTCGGGCAGCGCGGTGAGGGCGTCGCCGTGGTGGACGGTGACGCGGGACCCTTCGGCGTTCTTGCGGGTCCACTTCAGGGCGTCCTCGGACAGCTCCACGGCGTGCACGCGCGAACGCGGCACCTCCTGGGCCATCGCGAGGGCGATGGCACCGGAGCCGGAGCACAGGTCGATGATGAGCGGCTCGACGACGTCCATGGCGCGTACGGCTTCTATCGCCCAGCCGACGACCGACTCGGTCTCGGGGCGCGGCACGAACACTCCGGGGCCGACCTGAAGCTCCAGGAAGCGGAAGAAGGCACGCCCGGTGATGTGCTGGAGCGGCTCGCGCGCCTCTCGGCGGGCGACGGCCTCCCAGTAGCGCGCGTCGAAGTCCGCGTCCTTGACGTTGTGGAGCTCTCCCCGCTTCACGCCGTGCACGAACGCGGCGAGCTCCTCCGCGTCGAACCGCGGTGACGGCACGCCGGCGTCGGCCAGCCGCTGGGTGGCTTGGGCCACCTCGGCAAGCAGCAGGTTCACGTGCCTACCCTTCCTGTGACGCTCGTGCGGACGAATCTCTGACCTACGGGACTACGGGAACTGCGCCGGCTTAGCCGGGTCGCGGGCTACTGGGCAGCCGCGAGCTTGGCGGCGGAGTCGGCGTCGACGCACGCCTGGATGACTGCGTCCAGGTCACCGTCGAGCACCTGGTCCAAGTTGTACGCCTTGAAGCCGACGCGGTGGTCCGAGATCCGGTTTTCCGGGAAGTTGTACGTACGGATCTTCTCCGACCGGTCGACCGTTCGGACCTGGCTGCGGCGGGCGTCCGCGGCCTTGCTCTCGGCCTCCTCCTGGGCTGCGGCGAGCAGCCTGGAGCGCAGGATACGCATGGCCTGCTCCTTGTTCTGGAGCTGGCTCTTCTCGTTCTGGCAGGAGGCGACGATTCCGGTCGGCAGGTGCGTGATGCGCACGGCGGAGTCGGTCGTGTTGACGGACTGACCGCCGGGTCCGGAGGAGCGGTAGACGTCGATGCGCAGGTCGTTGGCGTGGATCTCGACGTCGATCTCCTCGGCCTCGGGCGTGACCAGCACGCCGGCCGCGGAGGTGTGGATACGGCCCTGGGACTCGGTGGCGGGCACGCGCTGCACGCGGTGCACGCCGCCCTCGTACTTCAGCCGCGCCCAGACGCCCTGGCCCGGCTCGGTCGCGCCCTGGCCGCCCTTGGTCTTGACGGCCACCTGGACGTCCTTGTAGCCGCCGAGCTCGGACTCGGTCGAGTCGATGATCTCGGTCTTCCAGCCGACGCGCTCCGCGTAGCGCAGGTACATCCGCAGCAGGTCGCCCGCGAACAGGGCGGACTCGTCGCCGCCCGCACCGGCCTTGACCTCGAGGATGACGTCCTTGTCGTCACTGGGGTCGCGCGGGACCAGCAGCAGCCGCAGCTTCTCGGTGAGCGCCTCGCGCTGCTTCTCCAGGTCCTTCACCTCGGCGGCGAACTCCGGTTCGTCCTGGGCCAGTTCACGAGCCGTCCCGATGTCCTCACCGGTCTGCTTCCAGGCGCGGTACGTGCCGACGATGGGCGTCAGCTCGGCGTAGCGCTTGTTCAGCTTGCGCGCGTTCGCCTGGTCGGCGTGGACCGAAGGGTCGGCGAGCTTCTTCTCGAGATCGGCGTGCTCGCCGATCAGTTCCTCGACCGCTTCGAACATCGATGGCTCCTGGTTTCGTACGCGAAGGGGTGGCTGCGGTGGCGGCTCAGAACGGACAAAGCGCCGGTCCCGGCCACCCTGGAAGGGGCGGCCGAGGACCGGCGCAGTGGCTCGCTACTTCTTGGCGGAGCCGGCAGCCTTGCCGAAGCGGGCCTCGAAGCGGGCCACACGGCCACCGGTGTCGAGGATCTTCTGCTTGCCCGTGTAGAACGGGTGGCACTCGGAGCAGACCTCGGCGCGGACGCTGCCGCTCTGGATCGTGCTACGCGTGGTGAACGACGCGCCGCAGGTGCAGCTGACCTGGGTCTCGACGTACTCGGGGTGGATGTCGCGCTTCAAGGTGTCTCCTAGGTTCGGGAGGGCGCCGGGTCGCACGGGCGGGGATGCTCGTACGTGAACCGGGGCCGACGTACCAGTCTGCCAGGACCGGCCGTATCTCCCAAAACCGGGGTGGTCGCTGAAGTATTCCTGACGGCCGACGTGGGTATTACGGGCTCTTCACGACGGTGGCGGCGTCGCCCTGGTCGCCTGCCGAACCCTGGACCGCGGAGGCCGGGATCGGCCTGTCCTGCTTGAGCGCCGTCCACACCTGCCGGGCGCCGGTCTCTACGGGAACGACGCGGTTGGGGTCGGCGGGGTCGTACTCCACCGGCATGGTGATCATGTTGACGTCCTCCGCACCCAGGGCGCTGAGCCCCTTGGCGAAGCCCATCAGCTCGTTCACCGAGTCCAGCTCGGAGTCGGGCGTGATCGCCCTGGTGCCGGCGTCGGCGAGGTCCAGGAGCTTCTTCGGGCTGCTGAACACGCCGACGTCCTTGACCTGCTCGATGAAAGCCTTCATGAAGGCCTGCTGGAGCTGGATGCGGCCGAGGTCGCTGCCGTCGCCGACGCTCTTGCGGGTGCGTACGAGGCCGAGCGCCTGCTCCCCGTCCAGGCTGTCGGTGCCGGGCGGGAGGTTCAGGTGGCTCTTGCTGTCGTTGATCGGCCGGGTGGTGGTGATGTCGACGCCGCCGAGCTCGTCGATGAGCTTCTTGAAGCCCGTGAAGTCGACCTCGATGTAGTGGTCCATGCGGATGCCGGACATCGCCTCGACCGTCTTCACGGCGCACGCGGGGCCGCCGATCTCATAGGCACTGTTGAACATCGCCCGCTCGTCGCCGGGAACATCGGTGCCGTCACGGCCGGTGCAGTCGGGCCGCCCCACCAGGGTGTCGCGCGGTACGGACACGACGCTCGCGGTCTTGTGGCCCTGGTAGACGTGCACGACCATCGCGGTGTCGGACCGGGCGGCGCCGTCGTCGTCGCCGTACCCGGAGTTCGCGCCGGAGCGTGAGTCGGAGCCGAGCACCAGGATGTCCATGGAGCCGTTGTCGACGTTCTTCGGGCGGTCCTCACCCAGTGCCGTCTTGATGTCGACGCCCTGGAGGTTCCCGTTGAGCTTGAAGTAGAGAAGGCCGAGACCGGAGCCACCGACGAGCACGAGGGCGGCCGCGACCCACGCCACGGCCGTCCAGGCCCGGCGGGCCTTCGTGGGCTGCTTGCGGCGTCTGCCGCCTCCCCGTATTCGGCCACCGCTGCTGCTCTGCTCGCTCATGCTCTCCTCGGCTCTCGCTGCTCCCGCTACCCCCGGGGTGATGTTCAGGCGCGGTTTGTCGTAGTTGCTCAGACGTCGGAGCAGCGAGAAGCGTTGCACGGCCCGGTGAGAACTCCCTGAGAACACCTTGGGCCCACCGCGCCGTGCGCGATGGGCCCGAGGGACAGCTCCAGGGACCTGGCCCGCCTGGTCACCAGCGGTTTCTGCCGGTGCCGGAGGCGGAGGGGTGGTCCTGCGCCGGGCCCGTGACGGGCCCGGCGGCTGTGGCGAAGCTCTCTCAGTCGTTGCCGTTGCCGGCCGACGGAGTGGTCTTCTGGATCTGAAGCAGGAACTCGCCGTTCGACTTGGTCTGCTTCATCTTGTCGAGCAGCAGCTCGATCGCCTGCTGCTGGTCGAGCGCGTGCAGCACACGACGCAGCTTCCAGGTGACGGCGAGCTCGTCGCTGCCGAGCAGGATCTCTTCCTTACGGGTGCCGGACGCGTCGACGTCGACCGCCGGGAAGATGCGCTTGTCGGCGAGCTTCCGGTCGAGCTTGAGCTCCGCGTTGCCGGTGCCCTTGAACTCCTCGAAGATCACCTCGTCCATCCGCGAGCCGGTGTCGACCAGCGCGGTGGCCAGGATGGTCAGCGAGCCGCCGTCCTCGATGTTGCGCGCGGCGCCGAAGAAGCGCTTCGGCGGGTACAGCGCGGTCGAGTCGACACCACCGGACAGGATGCGTCCGGAGGCCGGGGCCGCCAGGTTGTAGGCGCGGCCGAGGCGGGTGATCGAGTCCAGCAGGACGACCACGTCGTGACCCAGCTCGACGAGGCGCTTGGCGCGCTCGATGGCCAGCTCGGCGACGGTGGTGTGGTCCTCCGCGGGACGGTCGAAGGTCGAGGAGATGACCTCGCCCTTCACCGACCGCTGCATGTCGGTGACCTCTTCCGGACGCTCGTCGACAAGGACGACCATCAGGTGGCACTCGGGGTTGTTGTGGGTGATCGCGTTGGCGATCGCCTGCATGATCATGGTCTTACCGGTCTTCGGCGGGGCCACGATCAGGCCTCGCTGGCCCTTGCCGATCGGCGCGACGAGGTCGATGATCCGGGTCGTCAGCACGCCCGGGTCGGTCTCGAGACGCAGCCGGTCCTGCGGGTACAGCGGAGTCAGCTTGTTGAACTCGGGGCGGCCGCGGCCCGATTCGGGCGCCATGCCGTTCTGGGAGTCCAGACGGACCAGCGCGTTGAACTTCTCGCGGCGCTCGCCGTCCTTGGGCTGACGGACCGCACCGGTGACGTGGTCACCCTTACGCAGGCCGTTCTTGCGGACCTGGGCGAGGGAGACGTACACGTCGTTCGGGCCGGGCAGGTAGCCGGAGGTCCGGATGAACGCGTAGTTGTCGAGGATGTCCAGAATGCCCGCGACGGGGATCAGGACGTCGTCGTCGGAGACCTGCGGCTCGCCGGCCTGGAAGTCGTCACGGCCACGGCGGCCACGGCGGTCGCGGTAGCGGCCGCGGCGTCCGCGACGGCCACCGGCCTCGTCGTCGAAGTCGTCCTGGGGGCCGGTGTTCTGCTGGCCGCCCTGACGCTGCTGACGCTGGCCGCCCTGCTGCTGGTCGTCGCCCTTGCCACGGCGGTCACGCTGACGCTCACGGCGCTCGCCGCGGTCCCCGCGCTCGCCCCGGTCGCCACGCTCGGCACCACGGTCGCCGCGGTCGCCGCGCTGGCGGTCACGACGGCCTTCGGCGGTGTCCACGGCGGCGTCGGCCTTGGCCTCGGGCCGCTCGTCGGTCTTGACGTCCGTCTTGACCTCGACGGCGGTGTCCCCGCGGGCCTCGGTGCGGGTCTCCGGGCTGCCCGCCTGCGCCGTGGCGCGACGACGGCGGCGCTCACCGGCAGGCTGGTCGTCTCCCCCGGAGCCTGCGGCCTGGGCGGTGCCCCCGGCCGGCTGTCCCGGGATGTCGATCTGCTGCTGGGCGACGGCCTTCTCGGGCTTGTCGGCCTTCTCCGCCTTCTCGGCGGCGGCAGCGGCCTCGTCACCCGTGC
Coding sequences within it:
- a CDS encoding MraY family glycosyltransferase; the protein is MRDYLLTLCVTAAVTYLLTGPVRKFAIATGAMPEIRARDVHREPTPRLGGIAMFFGLCAGLLVADHLENLNSVFELSNEPRALLSGAALIWIIGVLDDKFEIDALIKLGGQMIAAGVMVVQGLTILWIPVPGVGTVSLTSWQGTLLTVALVVITINAVNFVDGLDGLAAGMVCIAAAAFFLYAYRIWFSYGIEAASPATLFTAILMGMCLGFLPHNMHPARIFMGDSGSMLIGLVLAAAAISVTGQVDMDALRIFEGGTRQATHAALPVFIPLLLPLTIIAIPIADLLLAIVRRTWKGQSPFAADRGHLHHRLLEVGHSHSRAVLIMYFWSALIAFGVVAYSIHSKSMWIVLAVVVLSAIGLVLLLLPRFTPRAPRWAEGVVPPRYRRRSRSAAATAGAPDHHGKAAPEQEEEQRVPVGVGVSGVNGATAVGPRARFPERGRADRADSTR
- a CDS encoding low molecular weight phosphatase family protein, producing MTAPEGRGIAETSSTGQAFRILHVSTGNVCRSPITERLTRHALSDRLGDPLTGGLIVESAGTWGHEGAPMEANAEIVLADFGADASGFVGRELLDEHVIRADLVLTATRDHRAQVISMGHSAGLRTFTLKEFTRLVRAIDPATLPDPREDGVVERARALVRAAAALRGWLLAPSPDADEVFDPYGAPITFFRSIGDEIHQALDPVVTALTGVRARS
- a CDS encoding L-threonylcarbamoyladenylate synthase; translated protein: MARRYDCNDATDRTTGLREAASAVRRGELVVLPTDTVYGIGADAFSPEAVADLLEAKGRGRNMPTPVLIGSPNTLHGLVTDFSEQAWELVDAYWPGALTLVTKHQPSLQWNLGDTRGTVAIRMPLHPVAIELLTEVGPMAVSSANLTGHPSPEDCDAAQGMLGDSVSVYLDGGPTPGIVPSSIVDVTGKVPVLLREGALSADELRKVVPDLEVAN
- the prmC gene encoding peptide chain release factor N(5)-glutamine methyltransferase, coding for MNLLLAEVAQATQRLADAGVPSPRFDAEELAAFVHGVKRGELHNVKDADFDARYWEAVARREAREPLQHITGRAFFRFLELQVGPGVFVPRPETESVVGWAIEAVRAMDVVEPLIIDLCSGSGAIALAMAQEVPRSRVHAVELSEDALKWTRKNAEGSRVTVHHGDALTALPELDGQVDLVISNPPYIPLTEWEYVAPEARDHDPQMALFSGEDGLDTIRGIERTAHRLLRPGGLVVIEHADTQGGQVPWIFNEESGWADAADHPDLNKRPRFATARKAMP
- the prfA gene encoding peptide chain release factor 1, with translation MFEAVEELIGEHADLEKKLADPSVHADQANARKLNKRYAELTPIVGTYRAWKQTGEDIGTARELAQDEPEFAAEVKDLEKQREALTEKLRLLLVPRDPSDDKDVILEVKAGAGGDESALFAGDLLRMYLRYAERVGWKTEIIDSTESELGGYKDVQVAVKTKGGQGATEPGQGVWARLKYEGGVHRVQRVPATESQGRIHTSAAGVLVTPEAEEIDVEIHANDLRIDVYRSSGPGGQSVNTTDSAVRITHLPTGIVASCQNEKSQLQNKEQAMRILRSRLLAAAQEEAESKAADARRSQVRTVDRSEKIRTYNFPENRISDHRVGFKAYNLDQVLDGDLDAVIQACVDADSAAKLAAAQ
- the rpmE gene encoding 50S ribosomal protein L31, yielding MKRDIHPEYVETQVSCTCGASFTTRSTIQSGSVRAEVCSECHPFYTGKQKILDTGGRVARFEARFGKAAGSAKK
- a CDS encoding LCP family protein, producing MSEQSSSGGRIRGGGRRRKQPTKARRAWTAVAWVAAALVLVGGSGLGLLYFKLNGNLQGVDIKTALGEDRPKNVDNGSMDILVLGSDSRSGANSGYGDDDGAARSDTAMVVHVYQGHKTASVVSVPRDTLVGRPDCTGRDGTDVPGDERAMFNSAYEIGGPACAVKTVEAMSGIRMDHYIEVDFTGFKKLIDELGGVDITTTRPINDSKSHLNLPPGTDSLDGEQALGLVRTRKSVGDGSDLGRIQLQQAFMKAFIEQVKDVGVFSSPKKLLDLADAGTRAITPDSELDSVNELMGFAKGLSALGAEDVNMITMPVEYDPADPNRVVPVETGARQVWTALKQDRPIPASAVQGSAGDQGDAATVVKSP
- the rho gene encoding transcription termination factor Rho, whose protein sequence is MSDTTDLMGVTADNNVDNAAPAAGAASGTTSRRRRSGTGLEGMVLAELQQVASGLGIRGTARMRKSQLIEVIKEAQAGGTSPAKSAEAGAGEAPAKPKRRATSKTRTGDEAAAAAEKAEKADKPEKAVAQQQIDIPGQPAGGTAQAAGSGGDDQPAGERRRRRATAQAGSPETRTEARGDTAVEVKTDVKTDERPEAKADAAVDTAEGRRDRQRGDRGDRGAERGDRGERGDRGERRERQRDRRGKGDDQQQGGQRQQRQGGQQNTGPQDDFDDEAGGRRGRRGRYRDRRGRRGRDDFQAGEPQVSDDDVLIPVAGILDILDNYAFIRTSGYLPGPNDVYVSLAQVRKNGLRKGDHVTGAVRQPKDGERREKFNALVRLDSQNGMAPESGRGRPEFNKLTPLYPQDRLRLETDPGVLTTRIIDLVAPIGKGQRGLIVAPPKTGKTMIMQAIANAITHNNPECHLMVVLVDERPEEVTDMQRSVKGEVISSTFDRPAEDHTTVAELAIERAKRLVELGHDVVVLLDSITRLGRAYNLAAPASGRILSGGVDSTALYPPKRFFGAARNIEDGGSLTILATALVDTGSRMDEVIFEEFKGTGNAELKLDRKLADKRIFPAVDVDASGTRKEEILLGSDELAVTWKLRRVLHALDQQQAIELLLDKMKQTKSNGEFLLQIQKTTPSAGNGND